In Drechmeria coniospora strain ARSEF 6962 chromosome 03, whole genome shotgun sequence, the DNA window CAAGGTCGTCAAGGCAAGGTCGCATCGGGGCCGACCCGGAGCGCCAACCATGCGTGTCGACCTCTGCTGCGAGCGCGGCGGGCGCCCCTACAGGTGTTCGGCAACAAAGCACaagacgtcgacgaagaagacggacTGTCCGTGGAAAGCCAAGGCGGTCGACCGCAAGATGGTTGGCGGCTGGGTCTTGACCATCATCTGCGATCAGCACAATCACGAACCGGGAACGCCagagccggcgacgccgtcagATGCcaccggcgtcgacgacgagttggaggacgaaggcgagcCCTGCCGGACACGGACCGATCTGGGAAGGAAACCCGCTGACCGAATCGCAGACGGCCCTCCGCCGGACGCCGAAAGCCAGGCGGCGCTGCAGGTGGCCGGAGTCTCCGATGCTGTCCTTCGACTCAGCGGCGATACCTTTCATCGATTCAAGAACGAATATCGCAAGATGTCTCAGCCGGAACGCATGGGCATTCTTGCCCAGATGCAGctccgcatcgccgccattTACGCCATCCAGAACGAGGAGGTGCAGCGGCAGAGGAGACAGGATGCCCAGGAAAAGCGGCAccaggacgtcgacgggagccgcacgaggctcgagggcgagggaggcaAACACTCGAACCATCGGCGAGGCGCTCCGCGAGTCCCGCACCCGGGAAACCCTGCAGTGTTTCCGCATGGTTCCGTTCCCTACCAAGAACCGCGGCAGGGGCAGGAAGACGCCTTCACACAGCAGCTGGCGGCCCATCAGCAGCCGGAGCAGCAAGGCGGCCCGCACGAGTACGCGACGCTTGCTCATGCGCCGGCCCTGGCCGAGATGCAGTTTCAACCTCTGGCGCCGGTGACCGCCTCTGGTGAGAAACGCACGCTGCCCTCCTACCCGCTGTTCCCCGGGCCTCCGAAGAGACTACGCGGCAGCAGGCAGTCGCAAGGCCGCCGAACAAATTCACAGCAGCCTCCTCGAGACTCTCAGCGGCCCAATGCCCCGGCGGGCCGAcagccatcgccgccgatggctcTGGCCAATCCCCAGCAGTCACCGACTGCAGAACCCAACCCGTAGCGTCATTTCGCTACTCACGCCGATGCACGAAATTTACGGCCTTTTTTTCTTTGAATTTTCCAAGAATAATCTCGAATGACGGCGTAATCGGGCGCTTCAGAGTGCAGCCGTGCGTGTGCAACAGCCTCGTGCAGCAGTCCACTAGATGACGACAGTTATGTGGGGTTCATTTGATCGATGGGCATTAGTGCCTCGTGCCTTGCTTCACCGCCCAAATTTTCTAGATTTTTGCCGCTCCACCATGAATCGGCTCTCTCATCGTCATCAAGAGTTGCACGAGTTTGCCGGAGCTGTGCAGACAGCAATCCGGTTGCAAACATTTTTCCGTCCCCAAGATGGCGACAGTGATACCCCCTCCGTCCAAACGGCAGAAGCGCGAGGTGCTGGAGAGAAGCCGAATCCAGCAGGATGtgacggccgcgacgggtCCAGCAGGCTCCTTCAAGGCCCgtttcctcgacggcgacggcaagcaaGCCTGCGACGTTATCGAAGTTCCCCTCGCCGATGCGTCGGAGAAGAATCTCTCGCTGCTTCTGAACACGCTGCTTGCGAGGGCACGTCTCGCACCCCGTCGCCACCGTGGGCCACTGCTGACCGTTGTCCGCAGGAAAAGGAAGATTTCCTCCCCTATCGATTCCGAATCCACATCCCCGACACGGACATCATCGTGGACCAATTCCCCACCGATCTGCTCCAGCTCTTGCGCAGCCATGGGATCGAAAACCCGTTcgagacgacggtgacgctcACGGCCGAGCCCCAGGCCGTCTTCAAGGTTCAAGCCGTCACCCGAATGTCGCACAGGATACCGGGGCACGGAGAGGCCATCCTCGCGGCGCAGTTTAGCCCCGCGACCAGCTCGATACTGGCCACCGGCTCGGGAGACAAGACGGCCCGCATCTGGGACACGGAAACCGGCACGCCCAAGTAcaccctcggcggccacACCGGCTGGGTTCTGTGCGTCGCCTTTTCCCCCGATGGCAAGAGGCTCGCGACCGGCAGCATGGACAAGACGGTCCGGCTCTGGGACCCGCACACCGGAAAGCTCATGGGATCGGGTCCCCTGACCGGACATGCAAAGTGGATCACGAGCATTGCCTGGGAGCCCTACCATCTGTGGAGGGACGGGACCCCGCGGCTCGCCAGCGCCAGCAAGGACGGGACCGTACGGGTCTGGGTGGCCAACACGGGCAAGACGGAGCACGTCCTGTCGGGGCACAAGAGCTCCGTCAGCTGCGTTCGCTGGGGTGGCACGGGATGCATCTACACCGGCAGCCATGACAAGATGGTGCGGGT includes these proteins:
- a CDS encoding Transcription factor, FAR1-related protein, whose product is MFGILEAVTVPTEGVYSTLDDLMQELSNRTQREGYKVVKARSHRGRPGAPTMRVDLCCERGGRPYRCSATKHKTSTKKTDCPWKAKAVDRKMVGGWVLTIICDQHNHEPGTPEPATPSDATGVDDELEDEGEPCRTRTDLGRKPADRIADGPPPDAESQAALQVAGVSDAVLRLSGDTFHRFKNEYRKMSQPERMGILAQMQLRIAAIYAIQNEEVQRQRRQDAQEKRHQDVDGSRTRLEGEGGKHSNHRRGAPRVPHPGNPAVFPHGSVPYQEPRQGQEDAFTQQLAAHQQPEQQGGPHEYATLAHAPALAEMQFQPLAPVTASGEKRTLPSYPLFPGPPKRLRGSRQSQGRRTNSQQPPRDSQRPNAPAGRQPSPPMALANPQQSPTAEPNP
- a CDS encoding putative WD40-repeat protein produces the protein MNRLSHRHQELHEFAGAVQTAIRLQTFFRPQDGDSDTPSVQTAEARGAGEKPNPAGCDGRDGSSRLLQGPFPRRRRQASLRRYRSSPRRCVGEESLAASEHAACEGTSRTPSPPWATADRCPQEKEDFLPYRFRIHIPDTDIIVDQFPTDLLQLLRSHGIENPFETTVTLTAEPQAVFKVQAVTRMSHRIPGHGEAILAAQFSPATSSILATGSGDKTARIWDTETGTPKYTLGGHTGWVLCVAFSPDGKRLATGSMDKTVRLWDPHTGKLMGSGPLTGHAKWITSIAWEPYHLWRDGTPRLASASKDGTVRVWVANTGKTEHVLSGHKSSVSCVRWGGTGCIYTGSHDKMVRVWNAEKGTLMHTLSSHAHWINHLALSTDFALRTAFFDHEPIPSTEEGKRAKAKARFEKAAKIQGKVSERLVSASDDFTMYLWEPSQGTKPVARMVGHQKQINHVTFSPDSTLIASAGWDNHTKLWSARDGKFINTLRGHVATVYQCAFSADSRLLVTASKDTTLKVWSMATHKLAVDLPGHSDEAWAVDWAPDGKRVGSGGKDKAVRLWQN